A section of the Corvus hawaiiensis isolate bCorHaw1 chromosome 16, bCorHaw1.pri.cur, whole genome shotgun sequence genome encodes:
- the LLGL1 gene encoding lethal(2) giant larvae protein homolog 1 isoform X2, which translates to MMKFRFRRQGADPHRDRLRHDLFAFSKTVEHGFPSQPSALAYDPVLRVMAIGTKAGAVKLYGAPGVELTGLHKEMATVTQLHFLPGQGWLLSLLDDNTLHLWEVCQKEGCSHLEETRSFGLPGRPGCSPGITRVTVVLPMAAGAMVCLGTEGGAVYFVTLPTLMLLEDKTLFPDEILQSAPDDYRCGKALGPVESIQEHPCDGSRLLIGYSRGLVVLWEQSTRVVQHLFLGNQQLESLAWEQSGKSIVSSHSDGGYMVWAVSGTGQRTQQPVMSTIPYGPFPCKAISKILWRTCESGNPFIIFSGGMPRASYGDRHCVSVLQGQTLATLDFTSRVIDFFTVQSADVPEGGFENPRALVVLVEEELVAIDLQTPGWPTIPAPYLAPLHSSAITCSCHVSNVPLKLWERIVSVGEQQSPRQSSAAWPIDGGKNLAQEPTQRGLLLTGHEDGTVRFWDASGVSLKPLYKLGTANIFQTDCEHNDSLNQAGDEEWPPFRKVGCFDPYSDDPRLGVQKIALCKYTAKMVVAGTAGQVLVMELSDEKSEHAVSVATVDLLQDREGFTWKGHDRLAPRNGPLHFPPGFQPSVLVQCVPPAAVTAVTLHSEWNLVAFGTSHGFGLFDYYRRNPVLARCTLHPNDSLAMEGPLSRVKSLKKSLRQSFRRIRKSRVSGKKRLNASSPSSKVQEANAQLAEQAGPPEVEMTPVQRRIEPRSADDSLSGVVRCLYFADTFLRDAAHHGPTMWAGTNSGSVFAYALEVPSQEKFSERAVEAVLGKEIQLMHRAPVVAIAVLDGRGNPLPEPYEVSRDLAKAPDMQGSHSMLISSEEQFKVFTLPKVSAKTKFKLTAHEGCRVRKVALVSLASAGSEERLENCLACLTNLGDIHIFTVPSLRPQVHYSCIRKEDISGIASCVFTKHGQGFYLISPSEFERFSLSARNVTEPLCRLEVARLQDTSCLSNSSTVTPKLPQANGTHVPRSSEGQHSPSDSDRSPEEHPGAFSPGPIDSPNSSMENPLDTTGDITVEEVKDFLASSEEAERNLRNTSEDEARPTGILIK; encoded by the exons ATGATGAAGTTTCGGTTCCGGCGGCAGGGTGCCGACCCGCACCGCGACCGCCTCCGCCACGACCTCTTCGCCTTCAGCAAG ACGGTGGAGCACGGcttccccagccagcccagcgCCCTGGCCTACGACCCCGTCCTGCGCGTGATGGCCATTGGCACCAAGGCGGGAGCCGTCAAGCT ATATGGCGCGCCAGGCGTGGAGCTGACGGGCCTGCACAAGGAGATGGCCACTGTCACCCAGCTGCACTTCCTTCCCGGCCAG GGCTGGCTCCTTTCACTGCTGGATGACAACACGCTGCACCTGTGGGAGGTGTGCCAGAAGGAGGGCTGCTCCCACCTGGAAGAGACCCGCAGCTTCGGCCTCCCGGGACGCCCAGG ctgctcccctgGCATCACACGGGTGACAGTGGTCCTGCCGATGGCCGCTGGTGCCATGGTCTGCCTGGGCACTGAGGGCGGTGCCGTGTACTTTGTCACCCTGCCCACTCTGATGCTGCTGGAGGACAAAACCCTCTTCCCAGATGAGATCCTGCAGAG TGCCCCCGATGACTACCGCTGCGGGAAGGCGCTGGGGCCCGTGGAATCCATCCAGGAGCACCCATGCGATGGCAGCCGGCTCCTCATCGGGTACAGCCGGGGGCTGGTGGtcctctgggagcagagcactCGTGTTGTCCAGCACCTCTTCCTGGGGAACCAG cagctggagagcctGGCCTGGGAGCAGAGTGGGAAGAGCATCGTCAGCTCCCACAGCGATGGCGGGTACATGGTGTGGGCAGTGAGTGGCACTGGCCAGAGGACCCAGCAGCCCGTCATGTCCACCATCCCCTACG GTCCATTCCCTTGCAAAGCCATCAGCAAAATCCTCTGGCGAACCTGCGAGTCAGG GAACCCCTTCATCATCTTCAGTGGGGGGATGCCACGGGCCAGCTACGGTGACAGGCACTGTGTCAGCGTGCTGCAGGGCCAGACCCTGGCCACGCTCGACTTCACCTCCCGCGTCATCGACTTCTTCACTGTGCAGAGCGCAGACGTGCCCGAGGGAG gcttTGAGAACCCCCGAGCCCttgtggtgctggtggaggaggagctggtggcCATTGACCTCCAGACGCCGGGCTGGCCCACCATCCCTGCCCCGTACCTGGCGCCGCTCCACTCCTCTGCCATCACCTGCTCCTGCCATGTCTCCAACGTGCCTCTCAAGCTCTGGGAGAGGATCGTCAGTGTGGGCGAGCAGCAGAGCCCCCGGCAATCCTCTGCG gcCTGGCCCATTGATGGGGGAAAGAACCTGGCCCAGGAGCCCACACAGAGGGGGCTTCTCCTCACTGG GCATGAGGACGGCACGGTGCGGTTCTGGGACGCCTCGGGGGTCTCCCTGAAGCCCCTCTACAAGCTGGGCACCGCCAACATCTTCCAGACAGACTGTGAGCACAACGACAGCCTCAACCAGGCAGGTGACGAGGAGTGGCCACCGTTCCGCAAG GTGGGCTGCTTTGATCCCTACAGCGATGACCCGCGCCTGGGTGTGCAGAAGATTGCGCTCTGCAAGTACACGGCCAAGATGGTGGTGGCTGGCACGGCGGGGCAG GTGCTGGTGATGGAGCTGAGCGATGAGAAGTCCGAGCACGCGGTCAGTGTGGCCACCGTGGATCTGCTGCAGGACCGCGAGGGCTTCACCTGGAAGGGCCATGACCGGCTGGCCCCTCGGAACGGGCCCCTCCACTTCCCCCCCGGCTTCCAGCCCAGCGTGCTGGTGCAGTGCGTGCCCCCCGCCGCCGTCACTGCCGTCACCCTCCACTCCGAGTGGAACCTCGTGGCCTTCGGCACCAGCCACGGCTTTGGACTCTTCGACTACTACCGGCGCAACCCCGTGCTGGCCAG GTGTACACTGCACCCCAACGACTCGCTGGCCATGGAGGGGCCCCTGTCCCGCGTGAAGTCCCTCAAGAAGTCCCTGCGTCAGTCCTTCCGCCGCATCCGCAAGAGCCGCGTGTCGGGCAAGAAGAGGCTCAACGCCAGCAGCCCTTCCAGCAAG gtgcaggaggcCAATGCGCAGCTGGCGGAGCAGGCGGGCCCCCCCGAGGTGGAGATGACGCCGGTGCAGCGGCGGATCGAGCCTCGCTCAGCCGATGATTCGCTTTCGGGGGTCGTGCGGTGCCTCTATTTCGCTGACACCTTTCTCCGTGACG CCGCCCACCACGGCCCCACAATGTGGGCAGGGACCAACTCTGGGTCGGTGTTCGCCTACGCCCTGGAGGTGCCATCGCAGGAGAAGTTCTCAGAGCGGGCGGTGGAGGcggtgctggggaaggagatccAGCTGATGCACCGGGCGCCCGTGGTGGCCATTGCGGTGCTGGATGGGCGAGGGAACCCCCTGCCTGAACCCTACGAGGTGTCCCGGGACCTCGCCAAGGCCCCTGACATGCAGGGCAGCCACTCCATGCTCATCTCCTCTGAGGAACAGTTCAAG GTGTTCACGCTGCCCAAAGTGAGTGCCAAGACCAAGTTCAAGCTGACAGCACACGAGGGCTGCCGGGTGCGGAAGGTGGCCTTGGTGAGCCTGGCCAGCGCTGGCTCTGAGGAGCGCCTGGAAAACTGCCTGGCCTGTCTCACCAACCTGGGGGACATCCACATCTTCACCGTGCCCAGCCTGCGGCCCCAGGTCCACTACAGCTGCATCCGTAAGGAGGACATCAGTGGCATTGCCTCCTGTGTCTTCACCAAGCATGGCCAAG GTTTCTACCTAATTTCACCATCCGAGTTCGAACGCTTCTCGCTGAGTGCCAGGAATGTGACAGAGCCACTGTGCCGGCTGGAGGTTGCCCGGCTCCAGGACACCTCCTGCCTCAG CAACAGCTCAACGGTGACGCCGAAGCTGCCGCAGGCGAATGGCACCCACGTCCCACGCAGCTCCGAGGGCCAGCACTCCCCCTCGGACAGTGACC GGTCCCCTGAGGAGCACCCAGGTGCCTTCTCGCCCGGCCCCATCGACTCCCCTAACAGCAGCATGGAGAACCCGCTGGACACCACTGGGGACATCACCGTGGAGGAAGTGAAGGATTTCCTGGC gtCCTCAGAGGAAGCGGAGCGGAACCTGCGGAACACCAGCGAGGACGAGGCCCGGCCCACGGGGATCCTCATCAAGTGA
- the LLGL1 gene encoding lethal(2) giant larvae protein homolog 1 isoform X1 produces the protein MMKFRFRRQGADPHRDRLRHDLFAFSKTVEHGFPSQPSALAYDPVLRVMAIGTKAGAVKLYGAPGVELTGLHKEMATVTQLHFLPGQGWLLSLLDDNTLHLWEVCQKEGCSHLEETRSFGLPGRPGSGSANCSPGITRVTVVLPMAAGAMVCLGTEGGAVYFVTLPTLMLLEDKTLFPDEILQSAPDDYRCGKALGPVESIQEHPCDGSRLLIGYSRGLVVLWEQSTRVVQHLFLGNQQLESLAWEQSGKSIVSSHSDGGYMVWAVSGTGQRTQQPVMSTIPYGPFPCKAISKILWRTCESGNPFIIFSGGMPRASYGDRHCVSVLQGQTLATLDFTSRVIDFFTVQSADVPEGGFENPRALVVLVEEELVAIDLQTPGWPTIPAPYLAPLHSSAITCSCHVSNVPLKLWERIVSVGEQQSPRQSSAAWPIDGGKNLAQEPTQRGLLLTGHEDGTVRFWDASGVSLKPLYKLGTANIFQTDCEHNDSLNQAGDEEWPPFRKVGCFDPYSDDPRLGVQKIALCKYTAKMVVAGTAGQVLVMELSDEKSEHAVSVATVDLLQDREGFTWKGHDRLAPRNGPLHFPPGFQPSVLVQCVPPAAVTAVTLHSEWNLVAFGTSHGFGLFDYYRRNPVLARCTLHPNDSLAMEGPLSRVKSLKKSLRQSFRRIRKSRVSGKKRLNASSPSSKVQEANAQLAEQAGPPEVEMTPVQRRIEPRSADDSLSGVVRCLYFADTFLRDAAHHGPTMWAGTNSGSVFAYALEVPSQEKFSERAVEAVLGKEIQLMHRAPVVAIAVLDGRGNPLPEPYEVSRDLAKAPDMQGSHSMLISSEEQFKVFTLPKVSAKTKFKLTAHEGCRVRKVALVSLASAGSEERLENCLACLTNLGDIHIFTVPSLRPQVHYSCIRKEDISGIASCVFTKHGQGFYLISPSEFERFSLSARNVTEPLCRLEVARLQDTSCLSNSSTVTPKLPQANGTHVPRSSEGQHSPSDSDRSPEEHPGAFSPGPIDSPNSSMENPLDTTGDITVEEVKDFLASSEEAERNLRNTSEDEARPTGILIK, from the exons ATGATGAAGTTTCGGTTCCGGCGGCAGGGTGCCGACCCGCACCGCGACCGCCTCCGCCACGACCTCTTCGCCTTCAGCAAG ACGGTGGAGCACGGcttccccagccagcccagcgCCCTGGCCTACGACCCCGTCCTGCGCGTGATGGCCATTGGCACCAAGGCGGGAGCCGTCAAGCT ATATGGCGCGCCAGGCGTGGAGCTGACGGGCCTGCACAAGGAGATGGCCACTGTCACCCAGCTGCACTTCCTTCCCGGCCAG GGCTGGCTCCTTTCACTGCTGGATGACAACACGCTGCACCTGTGGGAGGTGTGCCAGAAGGAGGGCTGCTCCCACCTGGAAGAGACCCGCAGCTTCGGCCTCCCGGGACGCCCAGGGTCCGGCAGTGCTAA ctgctcccctgGCATCACACGGGTGACAGTGGTCCTGCCGATGGCCGCTGGTGCCATGGTCTGCCTGGGCACTGAGGGCGGTGCCGTGTACTTTGTCACCCTGCCCACTCTGATGCTGCTGGAGGACAAAACCCTCTTCCCAGATGAGATCCTGCAGAG TGCCCCCGATGACTACCGCTGCGGGAAGGCGCTGGGGCCCGTGGAATCCATCCAGGAGCACCCATGCGATGGCAGCCGGCTCCTCATCGGGTACAGCCGGGGGCTGGTGGtcctctgggagcagagcactCGTGTTGTCCAGCACCTCTTCCTGGGGAACCAG cagctggagagcctGGCCTGGGAGCAGAGTGGGAAGAGCATCGTCAGCTCCCACAGCGATGGCGGGTACATGGTGTGGGCAGTGAGTGGCACTGGCCAGAGGACCCAGCAGCCCGTCATGTCCACCATCCCCTACG GTCCATTCCCTTGCAAAGCCATCAGCAAAATCCTCTGGCGAACCTGCGAGTCAGG GAACCCCTTCATCATCTTCAGTGGGGGGATGCCACGGGCCAGCTACGGTGACAGGCACTGTGTCAGCGTGCTGCAGGGCCAGACCCTGGCCACGCTCGACTTCACCTCCCGCGTCATCGACTTCTTCACTGTGCAGAGCGCAGACGTGCCCGAGGGAG gcttTGAGAACCCCCGAGCCCttgtggtgctggtggaggaggagctggtggcCATTGACCTCCAGACGCCGGGCTGGCCCACCATCCCTGCCCCGTACCTGGCGCCGCTCCACTCCTCTGCCATCACCTGCTCCTGCCATGTCTCCAACGTGCCTCTCAAGCTCTGGGAGAGGATCGTCAGTGTGGGCGAGCAGCAGAGCCCCCGGCAATCCTCTGCG gcCTGGCCCATTGATGGGGGAAAGAACCTGGCCCAGGAGCCCACACAGAGGGGGCTTCTCCTCACTGG GCATGAGGACGGCACGGTGCGGTTCTGGGACGCCTCGGGGGTCTCCCTGAAGCCCCTCTACAAGCTGGGCACCGCCAACATCTTCCAGACAGACTGTGAGCACAACGACAGCCTCAACCAGGCAGGTGACGAGGAGTGGCCACCGTTCCGCAAG GTGGGCTGCTTTGATCCCTACAGCGATGACCCGCGCCTGGGTGTGCAGAAGATTGCGCTCTGCAAGTACACGGCCAAGATGGTGGTGGCTGGCACGGCGGGGCAG GTGCTGGTGATGGAGCTGAGCGATGAGAAGTCCGAGCACGCGGTCAGTGTGGCCACCGTGGATCTGCTGCAGGACCGCGAGGGCTTCACCTGGAAGGGCCATGACCGGCTGGCCCCTCGGAACGGGCCCCTCCACTTCCCCCCCGGCTTCCAGCCCAGCGTGCTGGTGCAGTGCGTGCCCCCCGCCGCCGTCACTGCCGTCACCCTCCACTCCGAGTGGAACCTCGTGGCCTTCGGCACCAGCCACGGCTTTGGACTCTTCGACTACTACCGGCGCAACCCCGTGCTGGCCAG GTGTACACTGCACCCCAACGACTCGCTGGCCATGGAGGGGCCCCTGTCCCGCGTGAAGTCCCTCAAGAAGTCCCTGCGTCAGTCCTTCCGCCGCATCCGCAAGAGCCGCGTGTCGGGCAAGAAGAGGCTCAACGCCAGCAGCCCTTCCAGCAAG gtgcaggaggcCAATGCGCAGCTGGCGGAGCAGGCGGGCCCCCCCGAGGTGGAGATGACGCCGGTGCAGCGGCGGATCGAGCCTCGCTCAGCCGATGATTCGCTTTCGGGGGTCGTGCGGTGCCTCTATTTCGCTGACACCTTTCTCCGTGACG CCGCCCACCACGGCCCCACAATGTGGGCAGGGACCAACTCTGGGTCGGTGTTCGCCTACGCCCTGGAGGTGCCATCGCAGGAGAAGTTCTCAGAGCGGGCGGTGGAGGcggtgctggggaaggagatccAGCTGATGCACCGGGCGCCCGTGGTGGCCATTGCGGTGCTGGATGGGCGAGGGAACCCCCTGCCTGAACCCTACGAGGTGTCCCGGGACCTCGCCAAGGCCCCTGACATGCAGGGCAGCCACTCCATGCTCATCTCCTCTGAGGAACAGTTCAAG GTGTTCACGCTGCCCAAAGTGAGTGCCAAGACCAAGTTCAAGCTGACAGCACACGAGGGCTGCCGGGTGCGGAAGGTGGCCTTGGTGAGCCTGGCCAGCGCTGGCTCTGAGGAGCGCCTGGAAAACTGCCTGGCCTGTCTCACCAACCTGGGGGACATCCACATCTTCACCGTGCCCAGCCTGCGGCCCCAGGTCCACTACAGCTGCATCCGTAAGGAGGACATCAGTGGCATTGCCTCCTGTGTCTTCACCAAGCATGGCCAAG GTTTCTACCTAATTTCACCATCCGAGTTCGAACGCTTCTCGCTGAGTGCCAGGAATGTGACAGAGCCACTGTGCCGGCTGGAGGTTGCCCGGCTCCAGGACACCTCCTGCCTCAG CAACAGCTCAACGGTGACGCCGAAGCTGCCGCAGGCGAATGGCACCCACGTCCCACGCAGCTCCGAGGGCCAGCACTCCCCCTCGGACAGTGACC GGTCCCCTGAGGAGCACCCAGGTGCCTTCTCGCCCGGCCCCATCGACTCCCCTAACAGCAGCATGGAGAACCCGCTGGACACCACTGGGGACATCACCGTGGAGGAAGTGAAGGATTTCCTGGC gtCCTCAGAGGAAGCGGAGCGGAACCTGCGGAACACCAGCGAGGACGAGGCCCGGCCCACGGGGATCCTCATCAAGTGA